One stretch of Tachysurus fulvidraco isolate hzauxx_2018 chromosome 12, HZAU_PFXX_2.0, whole genome shotgun sequence DNA includes these proteins:
- the LOC113659685 gene encoding uncharacterized protein LOC113659685 gives MDVKDKLCDDLFLLIEKQEQFADQLMDLATDLEEMTQTMTKGKFVGNTATVLGSATLIGAGVAIYITGGLALLPLVVAKGAGVVALSGTATSVTCTIVEMLKSNKAMENAKRIANEIEEIWKKVGESQDLKILSSDELGWKITATILKAVAKKAATKGAKYATKSAVKKGTSLALKTVLKGTSQIAGGALGLVFTLPDLINNCEDLIKGKHETDASSYMREIAKQIHDAVRQLQEQINNMEESNETSDSE, from the exons ATGGATGTGAAAGACAAACTGTGTGATGATCTGTTCCTTTTAATTGAGAAGCAGGAGCAATTTGCAGATCAACTCATGGATTTGGCCACAGATTTGGAGGAGATGACTCAAACTATGACTAAAGGCAAATTTGTGGGAAACACAGCAACTGTGCTTGGGTCTGCTACCCTAATTGGAGCAGGTGTTGCAATTTATATAACTGGAGGTCTGGCTCTACTACCCTTGGTGGTGGCAAAGGGAGCCGGTGTTGTGGCTTTGAGTGGCACTGCAACCAGTGTTACGTGTACAATTGTTGAAATGTTGAAATCCAATAAAGCAATGGAAAATGCAAAAAGAATAGCTAATGAAATTGAAGAGATTTGGAAAAAAGTGGGTGAGAGTCAAGACCTTAAAATCTTGTCGTCTGATGAATTGGGATGGAAAATCACAGCAACAATCCTGAAAGCCGTGGCCAAAAAAGCAGCAACGAAAGGAGCAAAATATGCAACAAAATCAGCAGTAAAAAAAGGAACGTCTCTTGCACTAAAAACTGTGTTGAAGGGAACAAgccag ATTGCAGGTGGAGCCCTTGGCTTAGTGTTCACACTTCCAGATCTGATTAACAACTGTGAGGACCTGATTAAAGGCAAACATGAGACAGATGCTAGCTCATATATGAGAGAAATAGCTAAGCAAATCCATGATGCTGTGAGACAATTACAGGAGCAGATTAATAACATGGA AGAGTCTAATGAAACTTCGGACAGCGAGTGA